The Mycolicibacterium fluoranthenivorans genomic interval TCGGGTCGACGTGCGCTGCCGCGCCACCGTCGGCGAGGTGGGTAACGCCGAGCAGGCCAACATCAACTGGGGCAAGGCCGGCCGCATGCGGTGGAAGGGCAAGCGCCCGACCGTCCGTGGTGTCGTGATGAACCCGGTCGACCACCCGCATGGTGGTGGTGAGGGTAAGACGTCCGGTGGTCGTCACCCGGTGAGCCCCTGGGGCAAGCCCGAGGGCCGCACCCGCAAGCCCAACAAGGCGAGCGACAAACTCATCGTCCGACGCCGGCGCACCGGCAAGAATAAGCGCTAGGAGTAGCCAGCGATGCCACGCAGCCTGAAGAAGGGCCCGTTCGTCGACGACCATCTGCTCAAGAAGGTCGACGTCCAGAACGAGAAGAACACCAAGCAGGTCATCAAGACCTGGTCGCGCCGGTCCACCATCATCCCGGACTTCATCGGTCACACCTTCGCCGTCCACGACGGTCGCAAGCACGTGCCGGTGTTCGTCACCGAGGCGATGGTCGGGCACAAGCTGGGCGAGTTCGCGCCCACCCGTACGTTCAAGGGTCACATCAAGGATGACCGGAAGGCGAAGCGCCGGTAATGAGTACTCCGTTGAAAACAGGCACGGAATATCCGTCCGCGACGGCGGTGGCACGTTTCGTGCACATGTCGCCGACCAAGGCACGCCGGGTCATCGACCTGGTTCGCGGCAAGTCCGTGGCCGAGGCGCTCGACATCCTGCGCTGGGCTCCCCAGGAGGCCAGCGAGACGGTCGCCAAGGTGATCGCCAGCGCGGCCGCCAATGCGCAGAACAACGACGGTCTGGACCCGGCGACCCTGGTGGTCGCCACCATTCACGCCGACGGTGGCCCGACCGCCAAGCGCATCCGTCCGCGCGCCCAGGGGCGTGCGTTCCGGATCCGTAAGCGCACCAGCCACATCACCGTGATCGTGGAGAGCCGTCCGCCCAAGCAGACGGGTGCCGCTGCGTCGTCAGCGCGCAGCCGCCGCGCCCAGGGCAGCAAGGCCGCTTCGACCAAAACCAAGGCTTCCGCAGAAGCGAAGGAGGGCTCGGAGTAGTGGGCCAGAAGATCAATCCGCACGGCTTCCGCCTCGGTATCACCACCGATTGGAAGTCCCGGTGGTACGCCGACAAGCAGTACTCGGATTACGTGAAGGAAGACGTCGCGATCCGTCGTCTGTTGGCCACCGGCCTCGAGCGCGCCGGCATCGCCGATGTGGAGATCGAGCGCACCCGGGACCGGGTCCGCGTTGACATCCACACCGCGCGCCCGGGCATCGTGATCGGCCGCCGCGGCACGGAGGCCGACCGCATCCGCACCGACCTGGAGAAGCTCACCAAGAAGCAGGTGCAGCTGAACATCCTCGAGGTGAAGAACCCCGAGTCGGTGGCACAGCTGGTGGCCCAGGGCGTCGCCGAGCAGCTGAGCAACCGGGTGGCGTTCCGCCGCGCGATGCGCAAGGCGATCCAGTCGGCGATGCGGCAGCCCAACGTCAAGGGCATCCGGGTGCAGTGCTCGGGCCGCCTCGGCGGTGCTGAGATGAGCCGCTCGGAGTTCTACCGCGAAGGTCGCGTCCCGCTGCACACGCTGCGCGCGGATATCGACTACGGCCTCTACGAGGCGAAGACCACCTTCGGCCGCATCGGTGTGAAGGTCTGGATCTACAAGGGTGACATCGTCGGCGGCAAGCGTGAGCTGACCGCCGCCGCGCCCGCCGCAGATCGTCCGCGCCGGGATCGTCCGTCGGGCACTCGTCCGCGCCGTAGCGGTGCATCGGGTACCACGGCGACGAGCACCGACGCCGGACGCGCCGCGAGCGGTGACGACACAGCCGCGCCGACCGCTGACGCTGCTGTCGAGGCAACCGCCGAGAGCACGGAGAACTAATCATGTTGATTCCCCGCAGGGTCAAGCACCGCAAGCAGCACCACCCGGAGCAGCGTGGCATCGCCAGCGGCGGCACCTCGGTCAGCTTCGGCGACTACGGCATCCAGGCACTGGAGCACGCCTACATCACCAACCGGCAGATCGAGTCCGCTCGTATCGCCATCAACCGGCACATCAAGCGTGGCGGCAAGGTGTGGATCAACATCTTCCCGGACCGCCCGCTGACCAAGAAGCCCGCCGAAACCCGCATGGGTTCGGGTAAGGGTTCGCCGGAGTGGTGGGTGGCCAACGTCAAGCCCGGTCGGGTGCTGTTCGAGATCAGCTTCCCGGACGAGAAGATCGCCAAGGAAGCGCTCACCCGCGCAATCCACAAGCTGCCGATCAAGGCACGCATCGTGACACGAGAGGAGCAGTTCTGATGGCAGTGGGAATTTCGCCCGGCGAACTGCGTGAGCTGACCGACGAAGAGCTCACCACTCGTGTGCGCGAGTCGAAGGAAGAGCTGTTCAACCTGCGCTTCCAGATGGCGACCGGACAGCTCGCCAACAACCGGCGGCTGCGCGTCGTCCGCCAGGAGATCGCACGGGTCTACACCGTGCTGCGTGAACGTGAATTGGGTCTGGCCTCCGGACCCGTTGGTGAGGATTCGTAAAATGGCAGAAGAGACTGCGAAAGCAGCAGGCCCCAACCACACGCCGGCCGCCGAGACGACCCGTGGGCGTCGCAAGACGGCCATCGGTTACGTGGTCAGCGACAAGATGCAGAAGACCATCGTGGTCGAGCTGGAATCTCGCAAGAGCCACCCGCTCTACGGCAAGATCATCCGGACCACCACGAAGGTCAAGGCGCACGACGAGAACGGCGTAGCCGGTGTCGGCGACCGCGTCTCGCTGATGGAGACCCGACCGTTGTCGGCCACCAAGCGGTGGCGGCTGGTCGAGGTGCTCGAGCGCGCCAAGTAAGACCGCATGAGTGAAAACCCCCGCCCGATGGCGGGGGTTTTTGCGTACTCGTGCCCGACACGCGGATCCTGTTGCCGCAGTTGCCGATCGACAGGGACGTCGCCGGCAGTGGGTGACGGTGTGGAATGGCACGTTGCTGTTTCAATCGTTACAGGGCGAAACCGACTCGGCCTACCGATGAGAATGCTTGCTGAACAACCTTTCTGCCAATTCGGATAAATCGTTTTGGTTATTGCTTTGACTGTCTCGGCAGTTCGCCGAAATACCTTTTTGCGTGCGGCTTTCCCGCGACGCTGGAAATCGGTGGATATCAATTTCGCCACTCGTCTACCACCTGCGGGCATAGCGAATATGGTTTGCCCTGATGATCGAGAGATTGCGGTCGCTGATTGCGGTACTGAGTGTCGTCGTGGCGACGCTGATGGTGCCGGGTGTGCAGGTGGCACACGCAGTTCCGGAGCAGCCGTGGTTGGCGGATTCGCCCACACTGGCCTTGACCGATCTGGGTCTTGATCCCGATCTGTTGCTGTACGGCCAAGTGGGCACCGCGACCCTCACGGTCCCGGTTCCGGCCGGGATGGTGCCGTCGACGCTGAACCTCACCGCGCAATTGCCGGTGGACGTGCGCAGCGCGACGATCACGGTCAGCCAGGACAACCGGGTGATCACTCAGGCCGACATTCCGGCGCAGCGTGGTCCTGTCGTCATACCCCTGGGCGGGGTGCTGGTGGTCGACAACGCGATATCGCTGCTGGTGCGCAGCTACCTGCTGCCGCTCGACGGGTACTGCCTCGATCCCACCAATCCGTTACGACTGACCGACGTCTCGCTGAGTTACACCGGGCGCGAGCAGGTTCCGGACGTGGTGGCGGACTTCCTGCCGCCCATCCTGCGAAAACTGGTGATCTATACCAGCCGGCGGCCGTCGCAAACCGAAGCGAATGCCGTCGTGCAGTTGGCCACCGCGGTCACCTCACACTATGGGAAGCAGAACCCGACGGTGGAAGTGGCGCCGCTGCCTGCGCCGGCCGCGCAGCCACCCGGTTCGGCACGCCCGCTCGAGCGCCACATCGTGGTCTCCGAGGGACCCGATGCAGGCGTGTCGCTGTATCCCGGCGGCGGAATGCCCGCATTGCTCGTCACGGGCCCCGCCGCCGCGCTCACGAATCAGGCAAGACTGCTCACCAGCGGTCTCTCCAAGTACGCACTGTCATCGAAAGCCGTTGTCGGACCGCTGGATTCCGCTCCGCAGCTGCCGGGCAACGAGACGACGATCCGTAAGCTGGGGCAGCCGGGCGTGAACGCCGTCGCCCTCAACCCGCAGGTCGGGATCGCGCTGGATCAGACCCGATTGGGCCGCGCCGCCCACAACATCAGAGTGCATCTGCAGGGGTCCTACACACCGCTTCCGAACAGCATCGGTGGGCAACTTGTCGCCACCATCGGCGCAGAGACGATCGCCAGGTGGCCTGCCGACGCCAGTGGCGTGGTCGACCGTTGGGTGGACATTCCCGATCGGCTGCTGCAGCGCTATACGACGCTGGCCGTGCAGGTGAGTATTTCCGGCAACACCGGTCGGTGCGGAGAGTTCCAGCCCATCACACTGATCATCGACGGGGAGAGCGCGGTGCGCAGCGAACCGGCGCGGCCGCCCGTGCCGGGCGGATTCCAGTCGCTACCGCAGGCATTGATGCCGCGCGTGGTGATCGGGATCGGCGATGATCGGTTCGGCGACACCGTACGGGCGGTGCAGATCATGACTGGCTTGCAGCGGCTGAGCGCACTGCCGATGGACACCTCGGTGGTACCGCTCGCAGAGGCCGTCGCATCCACGAATCCCGCGGTACTGATCTCCCCACCGGGGTGGACCGACTCTGCGGTCACGTTGCCCGTCTCAGCGCCGGATGCCGTCCCGATGACCGTCAACGTGTACGACGACGGCGGCAACGCGACGACGCTGACACTGGAGCCTGCGCTCAAATTCGCCTCACTGCAGGTGATTTTCGACGGTCGGCGTTCGGTGCTGGTGGCGACGTCGAATGGAGCGCCCGCTCAACTCGACGAGCTGTTGACGTGGTTGGGTGCCGATGAACGTCGGTGGTCCATCGTCGACGGCGTCGCCCTGGTCTCCATCGCCGGTCGCCCTCCCGTCACGGTGACTGCCCCACAGCCGACGGCGGAGCCCGCGTCGACCAACACTTCCTCCGGAGCCGTCTGGTGGTGGATCGGTGGGTCGATGCTGGTCATCGTGTTGGCGTTGACGGTCTGGTTGCGGATCCGGGAGCGGCGCCGCATCAAGGGCGGCTGAGGTGACCGCCGCCACCGACACCTCCGAACGGCCCAGATGGACCCTCCGGAATCGGTCGGTGGAAAACCTGCATCCGGTGACGCGGATGGTCCTGCGGTGGGGGTTCATCGCGATCCTGACGGTCGCGGCATTCCACCGCACCATCGCGAGTGCGTGGGCGACAACCGTCGGCGGTGGCTTCGGCGGATACGTGTGGATCGTCCCGATTGCTGCGGCGCTGGCGGCGATCGGCATCGCACGGCGGCACCGCACCGAGCTGCCCATCCACGATCGTCAGACAGACATCATCGTCGCGACGATGGGTCTGGTGATGGCGCTGCTGGTACACGGCGTCCTGCTACAGCGCTACGGCTTGTACTTTCACCTCCTACGGCTGGATCTGGTGGCGATGTGGCTGTTCATCGTCAGTGCGAGTGTGGCGATGTTCGGATTGCGCCCCGTCATCCGGTTCGGCTGGGCGTGGCTGGTGCTGTTCATGGTGTTCCCGCTCCCGTACTACCTGACCGTGATCGTGTTGGGCGGGAATCGGGTTGCCGCCGGCGTGGGGACGATGGTGATCGCCGCGACGGCCACCGCGACGGCTGTCGGGCGACGGGTCAGTCGCGCGATGGTGGGCTCCAATCTGGCTTGGCTGGTCGGTCTGCTGATCCTGGCTTTCATGGCGGTCTTCCTGCCCAGTGCAAACCTGAGGTTGTATCAGTACGTTCCCGCGCTCACGTCCATCTGTGTGGTGGGCTCGTTGATGTACCTGGCCGCCCGGCGTGGTGAACCTAAGCGGGTACTCGACCGCAAACTGGAACCTCTTGCCGCCCGCCAGATCTGGTCGGCCGTGCCACTGGTACTCGTCATCGCGGTCCTGCTGTCCGTTGTCCGATTGCCAGAGGTCGGGCTCGCCTCTCCGGCGCGGGTCGACACGATGGATTTCTCGGCGCCGATGAAGGCGCCGCCTGGCTGGCACATCGTGGAGAGCCAGCGCTACACCTGGGTCACCCGGTACTACGGCCGCGGCGCGGTGCTCACCAGGCAGAAGATGGTCGCCGATCGAGGGAACCCGCACTATGACAAGTTCTCCCGACCGCGCACCGTGATGGTCGACAGCATCACCACGCTCCGGCCGTTCTCGTTGGATGTCTATCCCACCCGAATGATGTACCGGGTCAACGGCATCCGGCTCAGCGGCATTCGTCCGGTGGATCTCGGGTACGGGACCGGGGCCGACCTGTTCTCGGTGGTCGACGACAAGATCCTGGTGAGTTGGGACGGCCTGCAGTGGACGTGGACCAACGGGACCGTGGGCCGCCGGGTGCTGGCCATCGCGGTGGACAACCACGAGGACTGGGCACCGTTCCCGCAGCCGACCGGTGGCCTGGTTCCGACGCTGAACTCGATGTTCACGGTGTTGTTCCGCGGAAATTCCGCCACCGCCGACGACGATCCGAACATCAAAGACGACGAGCTGCTCACCGAATTCGGGCACGCGCTGGTGCGCGCCGAGTTGGAGCCGCTGGGGGTGGACCCGTGACACCGCAGATGCCGTTCCCGGTCGATGTCGGGTTGACCGAGGAGCATCGACGGTTCGCGCTGGATCGGGCGATCAACGGTCTACGCGAGGAGCATCCGATGCAGTCGGCCTCGCGTGCGGTGTGGGGGTGGCAGAAACCGACGCTGCTCACCGCGGTCGGCGTGACGCTGATATCGGCCGTGTTGTTTCCGATGCAGACCGCGGTGACGCTGATCGGGCTGTGCACCTTCGGATATGTGCTCACCATGACCGACCGGCTACTGATCTTCCGAGAAGGTCTGGCGTCGAAGCCGATCACCATCACCGATGAGCAAGCCCGTGCCATCCCCGACGACGATCTTCCGCGTTACACGATTCTGGTGCCCGCCTACAACGAGCCCGAGGTCGTCGGCGATCTGATCGGTGCGATGTCTGCGCTGGAATATCCAGCGCACAAGCTGCAGGTGCTGCTGCTCCTTGAGGAGGACGACGACGTCACCATCGCCGCCGCCCAGGCGTGCGGTGAATCCGATGTCATCACGATCCTGCTGGTTCCGCCGGCGGATCCGCGGACCAAGCCCAAGGCGTGCAATTACGGGCTGTGTTTCGCGACCGGCAGCATCGTCACGATCTATGACGCCGAGGATCTGCCGGAACCACTGCAACTGCGCCGCGTTGTCGCGGCGTTCGCATCGTTACCGGATCGGATCGCCTGTGTCCAAGCGAAACTGGAGTATCACAACGGTCACCAGAACATCCTCACGGGATGGTTCACGGCCGAATACGGACTGTGGTTCGGCTATCTGCTGCCCGGGATGATGCGGAGCACGTCCCCGATTCCCCTCGGGGGAACCTCCAATCATCTGCGCCGGGAAGTCCTCGACGAGATCGGTGCGTGGGACCCGTTCAATGTCACCGAGGATGCGGACCTCGGTCTGCGCATCGACGCATCCGGCTATCACACCGCGGTGATCGATTCGGCAACCCAGGAAGAGGCGAACTCGGATCCGATCAACTGGATCAGACAGCGATCCCGTTGGTACAAGGGTTATCTGCAGACCTGGCTCGTGCACATCCGCAACCCACTCCAGCTCTACCGGGTGCTCGGGCCACGTAGCTTTCTACGATTCAACCTGGTACTGGCCGGCACCCCGATCATCGCCGTGCTCAATCTGGTCTTCTGGCTCATCACTGTGCTGTGGTTCTTGGGTCAGCCGGCAGTCGTGGGTGCGGTGTTCCCGCCGATCGTCTACTTCCCGGCCCTGGTCGCGTTGGTGTTGGGCAATGCGGCGACGATCTACATGAATCTCATCGCCCTGCGTGAAGACGACCGCTCGGACCTGTTGGTCGCTGCGATGACGGTGCCGCTTTTCTGGCTGATGATGAGCATCGCCGCGGCCAAGGGCGTGTACCAGATCATCCGCAATCCGTCCTACTGGGAGAAGACGTTCCACGGTCTCTCGGCCAAACCGGCTGACGGTGGGGACGCGCCGACGTGAGGCTCCGGCTGCTCTCGGACCGGCAGTGCAAGTGGCTGGTGTACGTCACGATGGTGACGGCCTACCTGGCCGTCGGATACTGGCTGCAGGTGCGCAACGGGTTCATCCTCGGAGATGCGCTGTCGCGGGTGCAGGCCTCGGAAAGCGTGCTCTACAGCCGTGATCCTCATCTGGCCGCGATCGGGTTCATCTTCACACCTCTCACAGCCATGCTCGAGATTCCGGTCATGTTGTTGTCGCCGTTCTTCCCGGATCTGACGGCGCGCGGATTCGCGGGCAGCGTCATGTCCGCGGTGTTCATGGCCGGTGCTGTGGTGCAGATCTTCGCGACTGGCAGTGACCGCGGCCTGCCCCGGGCCTATACCGTCACGATCACCGCGCTGTTCGCCCTCAACCCGATGATCGTGTTCTACGGATCCAACGGGATGAGCGAGGCGCCTTTCATCTTCTTCATGACCTGGGCAGTCCGCCGTCTCATCCTCTGGATGACCGATGACGATGTGCATCATCTGGTGGCGGCGGGCGGTATCGCGTTGGGCTTGGCCTACCTCACTCGATACGACGCGGTGGGCACCGTGGCGGCCGCCGGCCTGCTCGTGGGGGCGACGACCTACCTGCGCGCGCGGGAGGCACCCCGCATCCGGCGCGCTCTGCTCGACCTGTTGCTGGTCAGCCTGCCGGGAGCCGCGGCCTTCGTCGGCTGGGCCGCGACCAGTTGGCTGATCACCGGTGACGCCTTCGGTCAGTTCAGCTCCCAATACGGGAATTCGGCGATCTTGAAACAGTCCGGCGGGGCTGCTGCCACCAGTTTCACCGGCGGTCTGGCGTTCGCCGCGGTGTGCATCACCCTGCTGGCGCCGACCTTGTTGCCGATCGCATTGTGGGCGGGCGTGGCGCGCAGGCACAGCCCGCATCGCGGAGTGCTGGCGGTGCCGGTACTGATGTACGGGGCGGTGCTCGCATTCCAGACCTACACCTTCGCCACGGGGGCGACCTTTCCGTTCTTGCGTTTCTACATTGCCGCGATCCCGTTGGCGTCGACGCTGGCGATGCTCGCGGTGCCGGAGGGCAGACTGACCGAACCCAAACGGCGTGGACGGCACGCGCCGCCGACCGCCGCGGCCGCTCCGTATAGGTCGAGGGTCGGTTATGTGGCGGTGGCGATGCTGGCCGCGGTGGCGGTGCCGGTCGCCGCTCGGGGGATGATGTCCCCGCACTATGCACCGCAGGAATACGCGCTGGGCGCAGTGCTGAGCCCGGACCCCGACTCGGTCAGTCCGCAGAAGGCCGTCGAGCGGCGCATCGTCGCCACCTTCTCGACTGAGCGTGAGATCGCGAAGTACCTGGATAGTCTCGATCTTCCGGACAGCTCGGTGATCACCGACACCGTGTACGGGTTCGCGGTTGTGGTGGCTTCCGAGAATCCGCAGATCTTCGTCGTGCCCTCTGACCCGGATTTCGTCGAGTTGCTCAACGACCCGTCCGCGCACGGGATCAAGTACCTGCTGTCGGTTCCGCCCAGCGGGCGAGGGGCCTCCGATGCCCTGAATCAGCGTTACCCGACGCTGTACGACACCGGATCCGATGTCGCCACGTTGGAACTGGAGATTCCCAACGACGGCGACAGCCAACCGGATTGGCGGCTGTACCGGGTGCACGATCCGGTGAATCCGATGGCCTGACGGAGGCCAGAACCGCGTGCTCAACGCCTCCGATCGTTGTCGGCGTCAATTTTCTCAGGTGCGCCCTACTCCACGGGTGTAATCTCCGGGCGACCGTCGAGCGAACGGCGGATCCGACGACTGCAAGAGGGCTGCCATGGCATCGGAGTTCAATGGGAAGATCGCTGTCGACATCCGGGATTCGGAGCCGGACTGGAGCCCGTACGCGGCGCCGACGGCGCCCGAGGGTGCGCCCAACGTGCTGTATCTGGTGTGGGACGACACCGGCATCGCCACCTGGGATTGCTTCGGCGGATTGGTGGAGATGCCCGCCATGCAGCGGATCGCGGAGAAGGGGGTGCGGCTGTCGCAGTTCCACACCACGGCTTTGTGCTCGCCGACCCGCGCTTCCCTGCTGACCGGGCGTAACGCCACCACGGTCGGGATGGCCACCGTCGAGGAGTTCACCGACGGTTTTCCCAACTGCAACGGCCGCATCCCGCTGGACACCGCGCTGTTGTCCGAGGTGCTCGCCGAACGCGGTTACAACACCTACGCCGTCGGGAAATGGCACCTGACGCCCTTGGAGGAGTCCAACCTCGCCGCCACCAAACGACATTGGCCGCTGGGCCGCGGTTTCGAACGGTTCTACGGCTTCATGGGCGGCGAGACCGACCAGTGGTACCCCGACCTCGTCTACGACAACCACCCGGTCGCGCCGCCGGCGACTCCCGAGGATGGCTATCACCTGTCGAAGGATCTGGCGGACAAGGCAATCGAGTTCATCCGCGACTCCAAGGTGATCGCGCCGGACAAGCCGTGGTTCTCGTATCTGTGCCCGGGGGCCGGGCATGCACCCCATCACGTCTTCGCCGAGTGGGCGGACCGGTACGCCGGCAAGTTCGACATGGGCTACGAGCTCTATCGCGAACTGGTGCTGGAGAACCAGAAGAAACTCGGCATCGTCCCGCCGGATACCGAGCTGTCCCCGATCAATCCGTACCTGGACGTCAAGGGCGCGGGCGGTGAGCCGTGGCCGTTGCAGGACACCGTCCGGCCGTGGGAGACGCTCAACGACCAGGAGAAGCGACTGTTCGCCCGGATGGCCGAGGTGTTCGCCGGATTCCTGTCCTACACCGACGCCCAGATCGGCCGGGTCCTGGACTACCTCGAGGAGTCCGGGCAGCTCGACAACACGATCATCGTCGTCATCTCCGACAACGGGGCCAGCGGTGAGGGCGGCCCCAACGGTTCGGTCAACGAGAACAAGTTCTTCAACGGCTATATCGACACCGTCGAAGAGAGCATGCGCTTCTACGACCAACTCGGCGGTCCGGACACCTACAACCACTATCCGATCGGCTGGGCGATGGCATTCAACACGCCCTACAAGCTGTTCAAGCGCTATGCGTCGCATGAAGGCGGTATCGCGGACACCGCGATCATCAGCTGGCCCAAGGGAATCAAGGCCCACGGTGAGTTCCGGGACAACTACGTCAACGTCTGCGACATCACCCCGACGGTCTACGAACTGCTCGGCATCAGCCCGCCGGGCGAGGTGCGCGGTATCGCACAGAAGCCGCTGGACGGGGTGAGCTTCAAAGCCGCTCTTGATGATCCGACGGCGAGCACCGGCAAACAGACGCAGTTCTACTCGATGCTGGGTACGCGCGGGATCTGGCATGACGGGTGGTTCGCCAACGCCGTGCACGCGGCGTCACCGGCCGGCTGGGGTCACTTCGACGAAGACCGATGGGAGTTGTTCCACATCGAGTCC includes:
- the rpsS gene encoding 30S ribosomal protein S19, which translates into the protein MPRSLKKGPFVDDHLLKKVDVQNEKNTKQVIKTWSRRSTIIPDFIGHTFAVHDGRKHVPVFVTEAMVGHKLGEFAPTRTFKGHIKDDRKAKRR
- the rplV gene encoding 50S ribosomal protein L22; the protein is MKTGTEYPSATAVARFVHMSPTKARRVIDLVRGKSVAEALDILRWAPQEASETVAKVIASAAANAQNNDGLDPATLVVATIHADGGPTAKRIRPRAQGRAFRIRKRTSHITVIVESRPPKQTGAAASSARSRRAQGSKAASTKTKASAEAKEGSE
- the rpsC gene encoding 30S ribosomal protein S3, which codes for MGQKINPHGFRLGITTDWKSRWYADKQYSDYVKEDVAIRRLLATGLERAGIADVEIERTRDRVRVDIHTARPGIVIGRRGTEADRIRTDLEKLTKKQVQLNILEVKNPESVAQLVAQGVAEQLSNRVAFRRAMRKAIQSAMRQPNVKGIRVQCSGRLGGAEMSRSEFYREGRVPLHTLRADIDYGLYEAKTTFGRIGVKVWIYKGDIVGGKRELTAAAPAADRPRRDRPSGTRPRRSGASGTTATSTDAGRAASGDDTAAPTADAAVEATAESTEN
- the rplP gene encoding 50S ribosomal protein L16; protein product: MLIPRRVKHRKQHHPEQRGIASGGTSVSFGDYGIQALEHAYITNRQIESARIAINRHIKRGGKVWINIFPDRPLTKKPAETRMGSGKGSPEWWVANVKPGRVLFEISFPDEKIAKEALTRAIHKLPIKARIVTREEQF
- the rpmC gene encoding 50S ribosomal protein L29, coding for MAVGISPGELRELTDEELTTRVRESKEELFNLRFQMATGQLANNRRLRVVRQEIARVYTVLRERELGLASGPVGEDS
- the rpsQ gene encoding 30S ribosomal protein S17, with product MAEETAKAAGPNHTPAAETTRGRRKTAIGYVVSDKMQKTIVVELESRKSHPLYGKIIRTTTKVKAHDENGVAGVGDRVSLMETRPLSATKRWRLVEVLERAK
- a CDS encoding glycosyltransferase; the encoded protein is MPFPVDVGLTEEHRRFALDRAINGLREEHPMQSASRAVWGWQKPTLLTAVGVTLISAVLFPMQTAVTLIGLCTFGYVLTMTDRLLIFREGLASKPITITDEQARAIPDDDLPRYTILVPAYNEPEVVGDLIGAMSALEYPAHKLQVLLLLEEDDDVTIAAAQACGESDVITILLVPPADPRTKPKACNYGLCFATGSIVTIYDAEDLPEPLQLRRVVAAFASLPDRIACVQAKLEYHNGHQNILTGWFTAEYGLWFGYLLPGMMRSTSPIPLGGTSNHLRREVLDEIGAWDPFNVTEDADLGLRIDASGYHTAVIDSATQEEANSDPINWIRQRSRWYKGYLQTWLVHIRNPLQLYRVLGPRSFLRFNLVLAGTPIIAVLNLVFWLITVLWFLGQPAVVGAVFPPIVYFPALVALVLGNAATIYMNLIALREDDRSDLLVAAMTVPLFWLMMSIAAAKGVYQIIRNPSYWEKTFHGLSAKPADGGDAPT
- a CDS encoding ArnT family glycosyltransferase, whose protein sequence is MVTAYLAVGYWLQVRNGFILGDALSRVQASESVLYSRDPHLAAIGFIFTPLTAMLEIPVMLLSPFFPDLTARGFAGSVMSAVFMAGAVVQIFATGSDRGLPRAYTVTITALFALNPMIVFYGSNGMSEAPFIFFMTWAVRRLILWMTDDDVHHLVAAGGIALGLAYLTRYDAVGTVAAAGLLVGATTYLRAREAPRIRRALLDLLLVSLPGAAAFVGWAATSWLITGDAFGQFSSQYGNSAILKQSGGAAATSFTGGLAFAAVCITLLAPTLLPIALWAGVARRHSPHRGVLAVPVLMYGAVLAFQTYTFATGATFPFLRFYIAAIPLASTLAMLAVPEGRLTEPKRRGRHAPPTAAAAPYRSRVGYVAVAMLAAVAVPVAARGMMSPHYAPQEYALGAVLSPDPDSVSPQKAVERRIVATFSTEREIAKYLDSLDLPDSSVITDTVYGFAVVVASENPQIFVVPSDPDFVELLNDPSAHGIKYLLSVPPSGRGASDALNQRYPTLYDTGSDVATLELEIPNDGDSQPDWRLYRVHDPVNPMA
- a CDS encoding arylsulfatase, yielding MASEFNGKIAVDIRDSEPDWSPYAAPTAPEGAPNVLYLVWDDTGIATWDCFGGLVEMPAMQRIAEKGVRLSQFHTTALCSPTRASLLTGRNATTVGMATVEEFTDGFPNCNGRIPLDTALLSEVLAERGYNTYAVGKWHLTPLEESNLAATKRHWPLGRGFERFYGFMGGETDQWYPDLVYDNHPVAPPATPEDGYHLSKDLADKAIEFIRDSKVIAPDKPWFSYLCPGAGHAPHHVFAEWADRYAGKFDMGYELYRELVLENQKKLGIVPPDTELSPINPYLDVKGAGGEPWPLQDTVRPWETLNDQEKRLFARMAEVFAGFLSYTDAQIGRVLDYLEESGQLDNTIIVVISDNGASGEGGPNGSVNENKFFNGYIDTVEESMRFYDQLGGPDTYNHYPIGWAMAFNTPYKLFKRYASHEGGIADTAIISWPKGIKAHGEFRDNYVNVCDITPTVYELLGISPPGEVRGIAQKPLDGVSFKAALDDPTASTGKQTQFYSMLGTRGIWHDGWFANAVHAASPAGWGHFDEDRWELFHIESDRSQCHDLAGANPEKLEELKALWFAEAAKYNGLPLGDLNILETLARWRPSLAVDRTNFTYYPDIAEVGAGAAAELRGQSFSVLAEVTVDAADAEGVLFKHGAGHGGHVLFIQDGRLHYVYNFMGEEEQRVSDLAPVPLGSHVFGVRYERTGTVEGSHTPLGDVSLFVDDTVVATGAGIRSHPGSFGLSGGGIAVGRNSGQAVSSTYKAPFAFTGGTIAKVVVDISGTPYRDVERELARAFSKD